One genomic window of Silurus meridionalis isolate SWU-2019-XX chromosome 22, ASM1480568v1, whole genome shotgun sequence includes the following:
- the lypla2 gene encoding acyl-protein thioesterase 2, with product MCGNNMSVPLLAEAVTVSGTEKETAAVIFLHGLGDTGHGWADSMTSIRLPYIKYICPHAPRIPVTLNMKMTMPSWFDLMGLTPEAPEDEAGIKRAAENIKAIIDHEAKNGIPPNRILLGGFSQGGALSLYTALTCQQKLAGVVALSCWLPLHKTFPQAASGSANKDISILQCHGEMDPMIPAQFGAMTAEKLKTIVSPQKVTFRTFPGLMHSSCPQEMSAVKEFIEKQLPRI from the exons ATGTGTGGCAACAACATGTCTGTGCCGCTGCTCGCCGAGGCTGTGACTGTATCTGGGACGGAGAAGGAGACCGCTGCG GTGATCTTCCTTCATGGTCTGGGTGATACTGG gCATGGCTGGGCTGATTCCATGACATCCATTAGGCTGCCCTACATAAAGTACATCTGCCCACATGC GCCCAGAATCCCGGTTACACTCAATATGAAAATGACCATGCCATCATG GTTTGATCTGATGGGCCTAACTCCAGAAGCTCCAGAAGATGAGGCTGGCATTAAAAGAGCAGCAGAAAACA TCAAGGCCATTATTGACCACGAGGCAAAAAATGGTATACCTCCTAACCGTATTCTACTTGGTGGATTCTCTCAG GGTGGAGCTCTATCACTGTACACCGCTCTGACCTGTCAGCAGAAGCTAGCAGGTGTAGTCGCTCTAAGCTGTTGGTTACCACTGCATAAGACCTTtccacag gcagcaagtggCAGCGCAAACAAGGACATCTCCATTCTGCAATGTCATGGTGAGATGGATCCAATGATTCCGGCACAGTTTGGGGCCATGACCGCTGAGAAGCTTAAGACCATTGTGTCCCCACAGAAAGTCACCTTCCGTACCTTCCCAGGCCTCATGCACAGCTCCTGCCCTCAG gagatgTCTGCCGTGAAGGAATTCATTGAGAAGCAGTTGCCCCGAATCTGA